The following proteins come from a genomic window of Peromyscus eremicus chromosome 23, PerEre_H2_v1, whole genome shotgun sequence:
- the Hcar1 gene encoding LOW QUALITY PROTEIN: hydroxycarboxylic acid receptor 1 (The sequence of the model RefSeq protein was modified relative to this genomic sequence to represent the inferred CDS: deleted 1 base in 1 codon): MDNGSCCLIEGDPISQVMPPLLILAFVLGALGNGIALCGFCFHVKAWKPSTVYLFNVAVADFLLMISLPLRTDYYLRHRHWIFGDIPCRLVLFMLAMNRAGSIVFLTVVAADRYFKVVHPHHTMNAVSSRTAAATACVLWTLVILGTVYLLMESHLCAQETVSSCESFIMESANGWHDIMFQLEFFLPLAVILFCSFQVVWSLRQRQQLAGQARIKRATRFIMVVAAVFITCYLPSVLARLYFLWTVPSSACDPSVHTALHVTLSFTYLNSMLDPLVYYFSSPSFSKFYTKLKICSRRPKRPGRSKTQRSEEMPISTLCRKCPIDGANSSQRPSDGQWDLQVCSMALRQTAQEQGRRMGNCELNGGGTSKMSPPCLSCVFLLLRWK, encoded by the exons ATGGACAACGGGTCATGCTGTCTCATCGAGGGGGaccccatctcccaggtgatgcCACCGCTCCTCATCCTGGCCTTCGTGCTTGGTGCCCTGGGCAACGGGATAGCGCTGTGTGGTTTCTGCTTTCACGTGAAGGCCTGGAAGCCAAGCACTGTTTACCTTTTCAACGTGGCAGTGGCAGATTTTCTCCTCATGATCAGCCTGCCCTTACGCACAGACTATTACCTCAGACATAGACACTGGATTTTTGGGGATATTCCCTGTCGCCTGGTCCTCTTCATGCTGGCCATGAATAGGGCCGGGAGCATCGTCTTCCTCACGGTGGTGGCTGCGGACAGGTATTTCAAAGTGGTCCACCCCCACCATACGATGAACGCCGTATCCAGTCGGACAGCAGCCGCCACCGCCTGTGTGCTCTGGACCTTGGTCATCCTGGGGACTGTGTATCTTCTCATGGAGAGTCACCTGTGTGCGCAGGAGACGGTGTCGTCTTGCGAGAGCTTCATCATGGAGTCCGCCAACGGGTGGCACGACATCATGTTCCAGCTGGAGTTCTTCCTGCCGCTAGCTGTCATCTTGTTTTGCTCCTTCCAAGTCGTCTGGAGCctgagacagaggcagcagctgGCGGGACAGGCTCGAATAAAGAGGGCCACCCGGTTCATCATGGTGGTGGCTGCCGTGTTCATCACGTGTTACCTGCCCAGCGTGTTGGCCAGGCTCTACTTCCTCTGGACGGTGCCCTCCAGCGCCTGTGACCCCTCTGTCCACACAGCCCTCCACGTCACCCTCAGCTTCACCTACCTGAACAGCATGCTGGATCCTCTCGTCTATTATTTCTCAAGCCCCTCATTCTCCAAATTCTATACCAAGCTCAAAATCTGCAGTCGGAGACCCAAACGCCCAGGACGCTCGaagacacagaggtcagaagagatgcCAATTTCCACCCTCTGTCGTAAGTGTCCCATCGATGGGGCAAATAGCTCC CAGAGGCCATCAGACGGGCAGTGGGATCTCCAAGTGTGTTCAATGGCACTAAGACAAACAGCCCAAGAGCAAGGCAGAAGGATGGGCAACTGTGAGTTAAATGGAGGGGGGACTTCAAAAATGTCACCACCCTGTCTCAGCTGTGTTTTTCTCTTACTCAGATGGAAATGA